The Desulfonatronum thiodismutans genome includes the window CTCAAGCCCACCTCCGGCGAAATCCAGGTCCACGGCAAAAAGGTGGTCAGCGGCGGCTTCAACCCCGAGGTGACCCTGGTCTTCCAGAAATCCGACGATCAGCTTTTCTGTCCTTCCGTCTGGGAGGACGTGGCCTTCGGGCCGCGCAACATGGGTTTGTCCGAAGAACAGGTGACCGAGCGGGTCCACACCGCCCTGGTCACCGTAGGCGCCCAGGACCTGGCCCAACGTCCGGTCCACCACCTTTCCGAAGGCGAAAAGCGGATCGTGGCCATAGCCGGCGCCCTGGCCATGCATCCCAGGGTGATCATCTACGACGAACCCAGCGCCGGCCTGGACATCCGGGCCCGTCGCCGCCTGATCGGTCTGCTCAAGCAATCCGACCAGACCCTGCTCATAGCCTCCCACGACCTGGAACTGACCCTGGAAGTCTGCACCCGGGTCGTGCTCCTGGACCAGGGCCGGATCGTGGCCCACGGACCGGCCAAAACCATCATGGCCGACGAAGACCTGATGACCGCCCACGGCCAGGAAAAACCCCACTCCCTGATCCCCCACGCCCTGCCCCACGACCACTGACCCGCGCCGGACCAAGGATCGCGGCGCGCCAAGCCACCAACCCGTCTTTCACCGGAGAGAGGAATGAACCGCGCCCAACGCATCTACGCCCTGCATCGGCTCTTTCAGACCCACAATCTCCCCGTTTCCCGCGCCCGCATCCAGGACGAACTGGAGTGCTCCCAGGCCACGGTCAAACGGATCATCGCCGAGATGCGCGACCTGCTGGGCGCGCCCATCGTCTTTGACCGCGACGCCG containing:
- a CDS encoding energy-coupling factor ABC transporter ATP-binding protein, encoding MPQTTPPAIALNDLCFSYPDKPHVLDHLNLRIAPGERVGLIGPNGAGKTTLFLLISGILKPTSGEIQVHGKKVVSGGFNPEVTLVFQKSDDQLFCPSVWEDVAFGPRNMGLSEEQVTERVHTALVTVGAQDLAQRPVHHLSEGEKRIVAIAGALAMHPRVIIYDEPSAGLDIRARRRLIGLLKQSDQTLLIASHDLELTLEVCTRVVLLDQGRIVAHGPAKTIMADEDLMTAHGQEKPHSLIPHALPHDH